From a single Chitinophaga sp. Cy-1792 genomic region:
- a CDS encoding response regulator: MDLINMIFIVDDDPIHQQIAKIMIERQGISNNIRVFSDAQDVLDYFRENTNNPEALPDLILLDLNMPVMDGWEFLDEYAGFQTALPKSVKIFVLTSSIDEKDKERVRSYKFVSGYLTKPLSKEIISHLS; this comes from the coding sequence ATGGACCTGATCAATATGATTTTTATTGTGGATGATGACCCTATTCACCAGCAGATCGCCAAAATAATGATTGAGCGGCAGGGCATAAGCAATAATATCCGTGTGTTCTCTGATGCCCAGGATGTACTGGACTACTTCAGAGAAAACACGAATAACCCCGAAGCATTACCTGATCTGATCCTGCTGGACCTGAACATGCCGGTAATGGACGGATGGGAATTCCTGGACGAATATGCAGGATTCCAAACTGCTTTACCAAAATCTGTGAAAATCTTTGTACTGACCTCCAGTATTGATGAAAAAGACAAGGAACGTGTACGTAGCTACAAGTTTGTCAGCGGGTACCTGACGAAGCCCTTGTCAAAGGAAATTATCTCACATCTTTCCTAA
- the rpe gene encoding ribulose-phosphate 3-epimerase — protein sequence MEQKPVLIAPSLLASDFLKLGEEAAMLNRSEADWFHLDVMDGRFVPNISFGLPVIAAIRKATQKTCDVHLMIEEPGKYAEDFQKAGADMLTVHYEACPHLHRNIQQIKKLGMKAGVALNPHTPVSLLENIIRDLDLVLIMSVNPGFGGQSFIEQTYHKIAQTRQLINDNNAHALIEVDGGINAANAGQLIQAGANVLVAGSAVFASPNPEETIRELKAAAVAGLGKM from the coding sequence TTGGAACAAAAACCTGTATTAATAGCACCCTCCTTACTGGCGTCTGATTTCCTGAAACTGGGAGAAGAAGCAGCCATGCTGAACCGCAGTGAAGCCGACTGGTTTCACCTCGACGTAATGGACGGGCGCTTCGTTCCCAACATCAGCTTTGGATTACCTGTGATTGCCGCCATCAGAAAGGCGACGCAAAAGACCTGTGACGTACACCTGATGATAGAGGAGCCAGGGAAATATGCAGAAGACTTTCAGAAAGCCGGCGCCGATATGCTGACCGTACATTACGAAGCATGTCCGCACCTGCACAGAAACATACAGCAGATAAAGAAACTGGGAATGAAAGCCGGTGTGGCACTGAACCCGCATACGCCGGTAAGCTTGCTGGAGAATATTATCAGAGACCTGGACCTCGTGCTGATCATGAGTGTGAACCCGGGTTTCGGCGGACAATCATTTATTGAACAGACCTATCATAAGATTGCCCAGACAAGGCAACTGATCAACGACAACAATGCCCATGCCCTGATAGAAGTGGATGGAGGCATTAACGCAGCCAATGCCGGCCAGCTTATTCAGGCAGGTGCAAATGTATTGGTTGCAGGCAGTGCGGTATTCGCATCACCCAATCCGGAAGAAACCATCAGAGAGCTAAAAGCTGCTGCAGTAGCAGGTTTAGGAAAGATGTGA